The Ficedula albicollis isolate OC2 chromosome 24, FicAlb1.5, whole genome shotgun sequence genome contains a region encoding:
- the SNX19 gene encoding sorting nexin-19 → MPAPGPAGSRRPLLALLVALGDRRALARRLLLLCGQHLQSFLRARDALSAEPQGGRTLWREYSRLAGPHPALLSPAAEVGCARAAVDALLRALVPWPHLETRTGRFVVVELVACNVLLPAIRKMSDPDWINLLLIGAFSKKPRGGKPHPAPPVPDSLPFPAQMDAAPTRLPPSPRAAEGLRREAGAAGEEGEEVSRSCHAEEPFLRPQALGSLFPCEGLELESPMPDMGQDMELLAPSPAGELLDEPPQDSSVPEGAPALEDGTGDLDQGPGPSSDAGLLPASALSSCPDIQIEPAAEKEEESPAVPRRFSSPRPSSLGRDLGPAEGPAQFPPEPGQSLPLLSSSPTASMSTFSFEPLSSPEGPVVIQNLRITGTITAREHSGTGFHPYTLYTVKYETVLESEAAGSLQQVAYHTVNRRYREFLNLQTRLEEKPELRKFLKNIKGPKKLFPDLPFGNMDSDKVEARKSLLESFLKQLCAVPEIANSEEVQEFLALNTDARIAFVKKPFVVSRIDKIVVNAIVDTLKTAFPRSEPQSPTEELSESEVDGKSQTDGKKATKSRLRFSSSKITPVLSVSEAHDRIVYSIREGSAVSGTLSLAAMESFIQKQEKLLEAVPSKAPEGQGGREAKDISVLEEMDGLSTMEQGAHPDTDSDSETALADLALDVLRLVLVDHWSWLCTENIQKVFNLLFGTLVQRWLEVQMVTLTCTQRWVQYLQLLQESIWPGGVLPAVPKPPRTEEQKKATAEQALQSLMGILPNVIQEILGSSKCQMSWNLVLESLSQPVINRHLVFCLLDILLEFLVLKGSNKEPESAATTTCACSGPDKGVPAL, encoded by the exons ATGCCGGCCCCGGGCCCCGCGGGGTCCCGCCGCCCGCTGCTGGCgctgctggtggctctgg gggaccggcGAGCGCTGGCCCGccgcctgctgctgctctgcgggcagcacctgcagagcttcCTGCGGGCACGGGACGCCCTGAGCGCTGAGCCCCAGGGCGGCCGGACGCTGTGGAGGGAGTACAGCCGGCTGGCAGGGCCGCACCCCGCTCTCCTGAGCCCCGCGGCCGAG GTGGGCTGCGCCCGGGCCGCTGTGGACGCGCTGCTGCGGGCGCTGGTGCCGTGGCCGCACCTGGAGACGCGGACGGGACGTTTTGTTGTGGTGGAGCTGGTGGCCTGCAACGTGCTGCTGCCGGCCATCAGGAAGATGTCTGATCCCGACTGGATCAACCTGCTGCTCATTGGGGCGTTTTCCAAGAAGCCCCGGGGTGGGAAGCcccaccctgcacccccagTGCCGGATTCTTTGCCTTTCCCAGCGCAGATGGACGCAGCTCCCACCAGGCTGCCCCCGTCCCCgagggctgcagaggggctcaggagagaggcaggggctgctggagaggagggagaggaggtgaGCAGGTCATGCCATGCAGAGGAGCCCTTCCTGCGCCCCCAAGCCCTGGGATCCCTCTTCCCCTGTGAGGGTTTGGAGCTGGAATCCCCCATGCCTGACATGGGccaggacatggagctgctggctccttcCCCCGCTGGAGAGCTCCTTGATGAGCCCCCCCAGGACTCCTCTGTGCCAGAGGGAGCACCTGCCTTGGAGGATGGCACAGGGGACCTGGACCAAGGCCCTGGCCCCAGCTCGGATGCTGGCCTGCTTCCCGCCTCTGCTTTGAGCTCCTGCCCTGACATCCAGATCGAGCCAGCGGctgagaaggaggaggaaagcccagctgtccccaggagaTTCTCCTCACCGAGACCCTCCAGCCTGGGGAGAGATCTGGGGCCAGCAGAGGGCCCAGCACAGTTTCCCCCAGAGCCTGGGCAGAGCCTGCCCCTGCTCTCATCCTCCCCCACAGCTTCCATGAGCACGTTCAGCTTCGAGCCCCTGAGCAGCCCCGAGGGGCCGGTGGTCATCCAGAACCTGCGGATAACCGGCACCATCACTGCCCGGGAGCACAGCGGCACCGGCTTCCACCCCTACACCCTCTACACCGTCAAG TATGAGACAGTCCTGGAGAGCGAGGCGGCgggcagcctgcagcaggtggCTTATCACACCGTCAACCGCCGCTACCGCGAGTTCCTCAACCTGCAGACCCGGCTGGAGGAGAAGCCCGAGCTCCGCAAGTTCCTCAAAA ACATCAAAGGCCCAAAGAAACTGTTCCCTGATCTACCATTTGGAAACATGGACAGTGATAAAGTGGAAGCCAGGAAAAGTCTGCTGGAATCTTTCCTGAAG CAATTGTGTGCAGTGCCTGAGATTGCAAACAGTGAGGAGGTGCAGGAATTCCTGGCCCTCAACACCGACGCCAGGATCGCCTTTGTCAAGAAGCCCTTCGTTGTCTCCAGGATAGACAAG ATCGTTGTCAATGCCATTGTGGACACCTTGAAGACAGCGTTCCCCAGGTcagagccccagagccccaCAGAGGAGCTGAGTGAGTCAGAAGTGGATGGGAAATCCCAGACAGACGGGAAGAAAGCCACCAA GTCCAGGCTGAGGTTCTCATCCAGTAAAATCACTCCAGTGCTGAGTGTGAGTGAAGCTCACGACAGGATCGTGTACTCCATCAGGGAGGGCAGTGCT GTGTCTGGCACCCTGTCACTGGCTGCTATGGAATCCTTCATCcagaagcaggagaagctgctggaagcagtcCCCAGCAAAGCTCCTGAAGGCCAGGGAGGCAGAGAAGCCAAGGACATCTCTGTGCTGGAAGAAATGGATGGGCTGAGCACAATGGAGCAGGGAGCACATCCAGACACTGACTCTG ACTCGGAGACAGCTTTGGCTGACCTGGCCCTGGATGTGCTTCGTCTGGTGCTGGTGGATcactggagctggctgtgcacagagaaCATCCAGAAAGTCTTCAACCTGCTCTTTGGGACCCTTGTTCAAAG gtGGCTGGAAGTGCAGATGGTCACCCTGACCTGCACCCAGCGCTGGGTCCAGTACCTCCAGTTGCTGCAGGAATCCATCTGGCCTGGAGGTGTTTTACCAGCAGTGCCTAAACCCCCCAGGACTGAGGAGCAGAAGAAGGCAACAGCAGAGcaggccctgcagagcctgaTGGGGATCCTGCCCA ATGTGATCCAAGAAATCCTTGGGAGCAGTAAGTGTCAGATGAGCTGGAACCTGGTGCTGGAGTCGCTGAGCCAGCCTGTGATAAACAG GCACCTGGTGTTCTGCCTCCTGGACATTCTGCTGGAGTTCCTGGTTCTGAAGGGCTCTAACAAGGAGCCTGAGTCTGCAGCTACCACAACATGTGCCTGCAGTGGTCCAGACAAAGGTGTCCCAGCACTTTAA